One window from the genome of Moorena sp. SIOASIH encodes:
- a CDS encoding chemotaxis protein CheW: MLNSLDPVVTQTNLDLLNLDPLTPETRVRLLRFPLGFEDSILLPLEQITEIIRVNLPEVLLVPEMPSCIVGIGNWRDEMLWLVDLNQLVGYPPLLELGQVSVSPVAIVVQANDQSVGLVVSQVNDIELHELEQLQPASPGLFPQSLLPFLLGYLPGDGSTVLDVKAITQFPLWQTHQEGQS, from the coding sequence ATGTTGAACTCCCTTGACCCAGTGGTAACACAAACCAATCTTGACCTACTCAACTTAGATCCACTCACCCCAGAAACCCGAGTGCGGTTGCTGCGTTTTCCTCTTGGCTTTGAGGATAGTATTCTGTTGCCCCTAGAGCAGATTACGGAAATTATCAGGGTGAATCTGCCGGAGGTTCTGCTGGTGCCGGAAATGCCCAGTTGCATTGTGGGCATTGGTAATTGGCGCGATGAAATGCTCTGGTTGGTAGACCTAAACCAGCTGGTTGGCTATCCACCGCTGTTGGAGCTTGGGCAAGTTTCGGTATCTCCTGTGGCCATAGTGGTTCAGGCCAATGACCAGTCTGTGGGTCTGGTGGTGTCCCAAGTCAATGATATTGAGTTACATGAATTGGAGCAACTCCAGCCAGCATCTCCTGGCTTATTTCCTCAATCGCTACTGCCTTTTCTGCTGGGGTATCTGCCTGGGGATGGCAGTACAGTCTTGGATGTCAAGGCTATTACTCAGTTTCCCCTATGGCAGACACATCAAGAAGGGCAGTCTTGA
- a CDS encoding response regulator, producing the protein MTTVLLVEDSLTENEMLSGYLRQAGLKVVSVTSSEDAQIKLQYQKPDVVILDVILPGQSGFELCRELKTNSNTQTIPVVICSTKGTDADKLWGSMLGADAYLPKPINQQELKQTIQQLLGITH; encoded by the coding sequence ATGACTACAGTCCTTTTGGTTGAAGATAGCTTGACGGAAAATGAGATGCTAAGTGGTTACCTCAGACAAGCTGGTCTCAAGGTAGTTAGTGTCACAAGTAGTGAGGATGCCCAGATCAAACTCCAGTACCAGAAACCAGATGTGGTGATTCTCGATGTGATTTTGCCAGGACAAAGCGGATTTGAACTTTGCCGGGAACTCAAGACTAATTCCAACACCCAAACCATCCCAGTTGTGATTTGCTCAACTAAAGGAACTGATGCCGACAAACTCTGGGGTTCGATGCTGGGAGCTGATGCCTATTTACCTAAACCGATAAACCAGCAAGAACTAAAACAAACAATTCAGCAATTGTTAGGTATTACCCATTAG
- a CDS encoding response regulator has translation MTTDKVLTTDKLAQQIQACATEQLTGRLEIEDPQGQQWSLSFHLGRLTGGVSKIHPIRRWCRQLSIYCPELSADPVCQGSSAQPVYWDYPSLAELVRQGKVPLKQMSSVVAGNCTEILFDIIQRQEQLRCGSSEQLTYRQIPQDTIDSTSDSTFDSTLVVIQASQIMQQARQAWEPWQQAGLVNISPSLAPVIWDADKLRQQTSLLAYHNLTTLVDGDRTLRDLALKLKQNLLAVTQSIMPYIRVQVIGLISVGDFRCDTHFTVATNPQGETAGRKGGPVQTQPASPLVVYIEDSQIDRLTMSQILANAGYRFINVRDPIKALPTLLKHKPQLIFLDLVMPVLNGYEVCAQIRRVSVFQDTPVIMVTSNDGIVDRVRAKIVGSTDFLAKPITRSKVLTILQSHLGVSRNIMSG, from the coding sequence ATGACGACTGACAAAGTATTGACTACCGACAAACTGGCACAACAGATTCAAGCTTGCGCAACGGAGCAATTGACTGGTCGGTTGGAGATTGAAGATCCCCAAGGTCAGCAGTGGAGTCTTTCTTTCCACTTGGGTCGTTTGACTGGGGGTGTTAGTAAGATCCATCCCATTCGCCGTTGGTGTCGGCAGTTGTCTATATACTGCCCAGAACTCTCAGCGGATCCTGTGTGTCAGGGGTCATCGGCTCAGCCGGTGTATTGGGATTACCCATCTCTAGCAGAACTAGTCAGACAGGGGAAAGTACCGCTAAAACAGATGAGCTCCGTTGTTGCTGGCAACTGTACGGAAATACTCTTCGATATCATCCAACGGCAGGAACAACTCCGCTGTGGTTCATCAGAGCAATTAACTTACAGGCAGATTCCTCAAGACACTATTGATTCAACCTCTGATTCAACTTTTGATTCAACGTTGGTAGTAATTCAAGCTTCACAGATAATGCAACAGGCAAGGCAGGCTTGGGAGCCTTGGCAACAGGCTGGTTTGGTAAATATTTCCCCTTCTTTGGCTCCGGTGATCTGGGATGCTGACAAATTGCGACAGCAGACCTCATTACTGGCCTACCACAACCTGACTACCTTAGTGGATGGCGATCGCACTTTGAGGGATTTAGCTCTCAAGTTGAAACAGAATCTTTTGGCTGTGACCCAATCAATCATGCCCTACATCCGAGTACAGGTGATCGGTCTGATCTCGGTTGGGGACTTCCGCTGTGATACTCACTTTACTGTTGCCACTAACCCTCAGGGAGAAACTGCCGGAAGGAAAGGAGGACCAGTTCAAACTCAACCAGCTAGTCCCTTGGTGGTTTATATCGAAGACAGCCAAATCGATCGGCTGACCATGAGTCAAATTCTTGCCAATGCTGGCTATCGATTTATCAATGTTCGAGACCCCATCAAAGCCTTGCCGACCTTGCTAAAGCACAAACCACAGCTGATCTTCTTGGATTTGGTCATGCCAGTTTTAAACGGCTATGAAGTCTGTGCACAAATTCGTCGGGTTTCGGTGTTTCAAGACACGCCAGTGATTATGGTCACCAGTAATGACGGAATTGTAGACCGAGTGCGGGCAAAGATAGTCGGTTCTACAGACTTTTTAGCAAAGCCTATTACTCGGTCAAAGGTATTGACAATTCTACAGAGCCATCTCGGGGTTAGTCGCAATATTATGTCCGGTTGA
- a CDS encoding urease accessory protein UreF — translation MHLDPLVPNSLLNLLQLASPVLPVGAYGYSEGLETLVDIGVIHNQTTLHQWLEHQLCYGAIRLEAYVMVRAYESYGKGDLDGLNYWNAWVSAAKETSELRSQSWQMGNSLMRLLLDLHPPSETIRLLSEEGTADLGTGNSGQEFTQTVSENYFGQRSSQENVISLQDVASAVGQPCNYAIAFGIGAAHWQIDITATVLGYLHSWASNVIGAGVKLIPLGQTVGQQLLLALNHRLTLSTEDVLTLADEKLSSCGWGLALASMAHETQYTRLFRS, via the coding sequence ATGCATTTAGATCCCCTAGTCCCTAATTCTTTGTTGAATCTTTTGCAACTGGCTAGTCCAGTACTACCAGTGGGTGCTTACGGCTATTCTGAGGGTTTGGAAACGTTAGTTGATATTGGTGTGATTCACAACCAGACTACTCTGCACCAGTGGCTAGAGCATCAACTGTGCTATGGAGCCATTCGATTAGAGGCTTATGTTATGGTGCGAGCTTACGAAAGTTATGGCAAAGGGGATTTAGATGGTTTGAACTACTGGAATGCTTGGGTAAGTGCTGCTAAGGAAACTTCTGAATTGCGATCGCAAAGTTGGCAGATGGGTAACTCGTTGATGCGGTTACTGCTGGATTTGCACCCACCCAGTGAAACCATTAGACTTCTTTCAGAAGAGGGAACAGCGGATCTCGGAACAGGGAACAGTGGACAAGAATTCACGCAAACAGTATCAGAAAACTACTTTGGCCAGAGGTCTTCTCAAGAAAATGTAATCTCTCTACAAGATGTAGCATCAGCTGTGGGTCAACCCTGTAATTATGCGATCGCGTTTGGGATTGGGGCTGCTCACTGGCAGATTGACATTACAGCCACAGTCTTAGGTTACTTACATAGCTGGGCATCTAATGTCATCGGTGCTGGGGTCAAATTGATTCCCCTTGGTCAAACCGTTGGTCAACAGCTACTGCTAGCACTCAACCATAGACTTACTCTGAGCACCGAAGATGTTTTAACTTTGGCGGATGAAAAATTAAGTAGTTGTGGCTGGGGATTAGCCCTGGCAAGTATGGCTCACGAAACTCAGTACACACGATTATTTCGCAGTTAA
- a CDS encoding NADAR family protein, which translates to MTIYFYGTRQKPYGCFSNFSRHGFELNELWWATSEHFFQAQKFVTTDSSWYDKIRNAKTPKEAAKMGRVRSHPLRDDWEKVKDEIMQRGVLRKFETHGDLRQLLLATGDQLIVENSPIDYYWGCGADGSGKNKLGEILMTVRAILRDKQVDVNDSIFI; encoded by the coding sequence ATGACAATTTATTTTTACGGTACTCGCCAAAAACCCTATGGTTGTTTTTCCAACTTCTCCCGACATGGCTTTGAGCTAAATGAATTGTGGTGGGCTACTAGTGAGCATTTCTTCCAAGCCCAAAAATTTGTGACTACTGATTCCTCTTGGTATGACAAAATCCGTAACGCAAAAACACCAAAGGAAGCAGCAAAAATGGGACGCGTTCGCTCTCATCCCCTTCGTGATGATTGGGAAAAAGTCAAAGATGAGATTATGCAGCGAGGAGTGTTACGAAAATTTGAAACCCATGGTGATCTTCGTCAGTTACTACTTGCTACAGGTGATCAGCTAATTGTTGAGAATTCACCCATAGATTATTACTGGGGTTGTGGTGCTGATGGTAGTGGTAAAAACAAACTAGGAGAGATTTTAATGACAGTCAGGGCAATATTGCGTGACAAGCAAGTTGATGTTAACGATAGCATTTTTATTTGA
- a CDS encoding GAF domain-containing protein: protein MSDLKKSKQQLIQELKALRRQVDQLKATRIVFSAQHQLFKTYATIMQTASGSLMLRALLQHILDIAGRLTKAEESSLFLLNADGVVTESILARGATPQRYKKQIIGQVLDQGLAGWVSRHREVGLIKDTIDDDRWLTLPGQPYQVRSVLAVPILRGKRLLGIITLMHSQPGHFGAKSARLMEMTAESMALIIENAQLHSQQQHLGQQSPQNYKVLSPTNKLTESSDNFSSLGIYIIYSKGNFLYVNPKMAEIFGYSFGELISMQSLLQVVAEDKRKFVDERITHCLQGQGKNLYFTFPGQCKDGSMINVEIYGSRTKLYGKLVIIGALRRLNNLRV, encoded by the coding sequence ATGAGTGATCTGAAGAAATCTAAACAACAGCTGATTCAGGAACTGAAAGCACTGCGCCGACAAGTTGATCAACTTAAAGCTACACGAATCGTCTTCAGTGCTCAACATCAGCTCTTTAAAACCTATGCCACCATAATGCAAACGGCCTCTGGCTCCCTGATGCTGAGAGCTTTGTTACAACATATACTCGACATTGCTGGTCGGCTCACTAAGGCAGAGGAGAGTAGCCTGTTTTTACTCAATGCTGATGGTGTGGTCACTGAGAGTATTCTAGCTCGCGGTGCAACCCCCCAACGATATAAGAAGCAGATCATTGGTCAGGTTCTAGACCAAGGTTTAGCTGGTTGGGTTAGCCGCCATCGGGAAGTTGGGCTGATCAAGGACACTATCGATGATGACCGCTGGCTTACCTTACCTGGTCAGCCCTATCAAGTACGCTCAGTATTAGCTGTACCTATTCTCAGGGGCAAGAGGTTATTAGGTATTATCACCCTAATGCATTCCCAGCCAGGACACTTTGGTGCTAAATCTGCCCGTTTAATGGAAATGACTGCTGAGTCCATGGCTTTGATCATAGAGAATGCTCAACTCCACAGTCAACAACAACACCTAGGGCAACAGTCTCCTCAGAACTATAAAGTTTTATCCCCAACCAATAAGCTCACTGAGAGTTCAGATAATTTCTCTTCCCTGGGAATTTACATAATTTATAGTAAAGGCAATTTTCTATATGTTAATCCCAAAATGGCGGAAATTTTTGGCTATTCCTTTGGTGAACTTATTTCTATGCAATCCTTACTACAAGTGGTGGCAGAAGACAAGCGTAAATTTGTGGATGAGCGAATAACTCATTGTCTTCAGGGTCAGGGTAAAAATCTCTACTTTACCTTTCCTGGTCAGTGTAAAGATGGGAGCATGATTAATGTAGAAATTTATGGTTCTCGAACTAAATTATACGGTAAGTTAGTAATCATTGGAGCTTTGCGAAGACTTAATAATTTAAGGGTTTAG
- a CDS encoding GTP-binding protein translates to MSYPRSSQSKPAGGNQTSYGTNNQQKTLFNRTRASLQQALSWYTNFHRSQGNPADVEMQALLQTELEVLQSSLDKLDQGLIRIAAFGLVSRGKSAVINALLGQKILKTGPIHGVTQWPKSVRWTPSSDSEVLLELIDTPGLDEIHGEVKAQMAREVVSQADLILFVVAGDITRTEYQALCELRQSQKPLILVFNKIDLYPEQDREAIYQQLQKLSTGSPKDRRLQKMLSADEIVLVAAEPASMEVRVEWPYGRVTYEWETPPPNVDQLKQKIFSLLNREGRSLLALNALFQARNTQNTIAKKAIELHKTEAEDLIWQFAKYKALAVALNPIGILDVLGGTLTDLVMIRSLARLYGLPMTSYEAGKLWQKILISSGGLLLGELGTSVLFGVGKSASVVIGPSGLGAFAGAAITQAGIAGYGAYAVGQAAQVYLEQGCSFGPLGASTVIKEILDRVEPDTILFRLRQELERQLGE, encoded by the coding sequence TTGAGTTATCCTCGCTCTTCCCAATCTAAACCAGCTGGTGGTAATCAGACATCCTATGGCACCAACAACCAGCAGAAAACTCTCTTCAACCGCACTCGTGCCAGTTTACAGCAAGCCTTGTCCTGGTACACCAATTTTCATCGCTCCCAGGGGAATCCTGCTGATGTGGAAATGCAAGCCTTGCTGCAAACTGAATTAGAGGTTTTGCAGTCTAGCCTAGACAAACTTGACCAAGGATTGATTCGCATTGCCGCTTTTGGTTTGGTTAGTCGTGGTAAGTCAGCGGTAATTAATGCTTTGCTGGGACAAAAAATTCTTAAAACTGGTCCGATTCACGGTGTCACTCAATGGCCCAAGTCAGTACGCTGGACACCTAGCTCCGACAGTGAAGTCCTCTTGGAGTTGATTGATACTCCAGGATTGGACGAAATCCATGGGGAAGTAAAGGCGCAGATGGCGCGGGAGGTGGTATCCCAAGCCGATTTAATTTTATTTGTCGTGGCTGGTGATATCACTCGCACTGAATATCAAGCTCTTTGTGAACTGCGGCAAAGCCAAAAGCCTCTAATCTTGGTATTTAACAAAATTGACCTCTATCCAGAACAAGACCGGGAGGCAATTTATCAACAGTTGCAAAAACTCAGTACCGGTAGCCCCAAGGATCGGCGTTTACAAAAGATGTTGTCAGCGGATGAAATTGTCCTAGTGGCAGCAGAACCAGCTTCTATGGAAGTACGGGTGGAGTGGCCTTATGGTAGAGTGACCTATGAATGGGAAACTCCACCTCCGAATGTGGATCAGCTTAAACAGAAAATTTTCAGTCTACTTAACCGAGAAGGGCGATCACTTTTAGCCCTCAACGCTCTATTTCAAGCCCGCAATACTCAGAATACTATTGCCAAAAAAGCCATTGAGTTACACAAAACTGAAGCAGAAGACTTAATCTGGCAGTTTGCTAAGTACAAAGCACTAGCAGTGGCCCTCAATCCAATTGGAATTTTAGATGTGTTAGGAGGTACTCTGACTGACTTAGTGATGATTCGTTCTCTAGCGCGGCTGTATGGTCTACCTATGACTAGCTATGAAGCAGGTAAGCTATGGCAAAAGATTTTGATCAGTTCTGGAGGGTTACTGCTAGGTGAACTGGGTACCAGTGTGCTTTTTGGTGTAGGTAAGAGTGCATCAGTGGTTATCGGTCCGAGTGGCTTGGGTGCCTTTGCTGGGGCAGCAATTACCCAAGCTGGTATTGCGGGTTATGGGGCTTATGCTGTTGGTCAAGCGGCACAGGTTTATCTCGAACAAGGTTGCTCTTTCGGACCACTAGGAGCAAGTACCGTCATTAAAGAAATTCTAGACCGGGTGGAGCCAGACACTATTCTTTTCCGTCTGCGGCAAGAACTGGAAAGACAGCTAGGAGAGTGA
- a CDS encoding TMEM143 family protein yields MMAIYQHREAFIPYRRTDLIELCLQDGKLDPTNSQKFRDFCEILSAYYHFKFHQTLEKLKDNFAPFNPDADTKSIKELTPDQKSQMEAKLISTLTTLLKSANYFPLPKNLLEQAVSEQSLIELKTDIDFDDFEEMVCYGRGERAKIHFLNKLLQKTEQNIEIYERVVLLIKFKAKSYFDSKKTKKNKRLNFVPGKMYVYLYGNIPKFDLEFLFPNVKIGMTWKDRLLFGVPAIGAAIPLLIKVLPQLIFILGIILFALGVESFRIDQQKSHDIMAVLLTTLSVVIAFGGFAFKQYTSYQNKQIKFQKSVTETLFFKKLAINAGVFKSLIDDAEEEECKDIIIVYYHLLTSKKLLNPKELDDQIEAWMDDKFDTKIDFDINNCLRNLEEIEGKIVKDNLEQGSRCPIPLLTYDHQGRCQVLPLQEAKTLIDYVWDNAFG; encoded by the coding sequence ATGATGGCTATATATCAACACCGGGAAGCCTTTATCCCTTACCGTCGAACCGATCTGATCGAACTTTGTCTTCAAGATGGAAAACTTGACCCTACCAACTCCCAGAAGTTTCGGGATTTTTGTGAAATTCTGTCAGCCTATTATCATTTTAAATTCCATCAAACCCTGGAGAAGTTAAAAGATAACTTTGCTCCCTTTAATCCTGATGCTGACACCAAGTCGATCAAGGAACTGACTCCAGATCAGAAGAGTCAGATGGAAGCTAAATTGATATCGACCTTGACAACTCTCCTGAAAAGTGCCAATTACTTTCCCTTACCGAAAAACCTCCTGGAACAAGCTGTGTCAGAACAGTCATTGATTGAACTAAAGACTGATATAGATTTTGATGACTTTGAGGAAATGGTTTGCTATGGTAGAGGAGAGAGAGCTAAAATTCATTTTTTGAACAAACTTTTACAAAAAACTGAACAAAACATTGAAATCTATGAACGAGTCGTTTTATTGATTAAATTCAAAGCTAAATCTTATTTTGATTCAAAAAAGACTAAAAAAAACAAACGTCTTAACTTTGTTCCCGGTAAAATGTATGTTTATCTCTATGGCAATATTCCCAAATTTGATCTAGAATTCCTATTTCCAAATGTTAAAATAGGAATGACCTGGAAAGACCGCCTATTATTTGGTGTACCTGCCATTGGAGCTGCCATTCCTCTTCTGATCAAAGTTCTTCCCCAACTTATCTTTATCTTGGGAATAATTTTGTTCGCTCTGGGGGTCGAAAGCTTCAGAATTGATCAGCAAAAATCCCATGATATTATGGCTGTACTGCTCACTACTTTATCTGTGGTGATCGCCTTCGGGGGATTTGCCTTTAAACAGTACACAAGTTATCAAAATAAGCAGATTAAATTTCAAAAAAGTGTTACCGAGACCCTTTTTTTCAAAAAGCTGGCCATTAATGCTGGTGTGTTTAAGTCTTTGATTGATGACGCTGAAGAGGAAGAATGTAAGGATATTATTATAGTTTATTATCATTTATTAACTAGTAAAAAGCTGCTTAACCCTAAAGAGTTGGATGACCAAATTGAAGCATGGATGGATGATAAATTTGACACCAAAATTGACTTTGATATCAATAATTGCCTGCGTAACCTGGAAGAAATAGAGGGCAAAATTGTAAAGGATAACCTAGAACAAGGGAGTAGATGTCCAATCCCTCTGCTGACCTATGATCACCAAGGTCGTTGTCAAGTCTTACCCCTACAGGAGGCTAAAACCTTGATCGACTATGTTTGGGATAATGCATTTGGTTAA
- a CDS encoding zinc ribbon domain-containing protein — protein MRKAARRMIIRIQNLVNELHRKTARFLVDNFDVILLPTFETAQMSKKGNRKIRSKTVRNMLNFAHYRFKEFLKHKAHETGKTVVDVCEAYTSKTVSWTGELVNIGGSKIIKSKVDGRTMDRDINGARGIFLRALGDTPWLSNQLALVSQN, from the coding sequence ATGAGGAAAGCTGCTCGACGGATGATAATCAGAATTCAGAACCTAGTCAATGAGTTGCATCGTAAGACAGCTAGATTCCTAGTTGACAACTTCGATGTGATTTTACTCCCCACTTTTGAGACAGCTCAAATGTCAAAAAAAGGGAATAGAAAAATCAGATCTAAGACTGTCCGGAATATGCTCAACTTTGCTCATTATCGGTTTAAAGAGTTCCTGAAGCACAAAGCCCACGAAACTGGGAAGACCGTCGTAGATGTCTGTGAAGCCTATACCAGTAAGACTGTCAGTTGGACAGGTGAATTGGTCAATATTGGCGGAAGCAAAATAATTAAATCAAAAGTTGATGGTCGAACAATGGATAGAGACATCAACGGCGCTCGTGGGATATTCCTGCGAGCCTTGGGAGATACCCCCTGGCTGAGTAATCAGCTTGCATTAGTGAGCCAGAATTAA
- a CDS encoding helix-turn-helix domain-containing protein, which yields MEKSWFSTNLKVVQNPNLPEIFSESFTSSHAESTDSESTGRKSKKIRVFLNSEQRTLVRKWFGVSRYVFNKTVKILQDSEVKANWKAIKTGILNDLPEWCKAVPYQIKSIGIKDACTAVREAKKKYKKTSEINRVKFRSRKNPIQSCYIPKSAVSAAGIYHTKLGEISYSESLPDDICDCRLTSNNGNYYLIVPHKVTKKKTENQGRVVACLPWSQDFYYLFQRNFCREDWSRRFFSNSATMPASG from the coding sequence GTGGAAAAATCCTGGTTCTCGACCAACCTGAAAGTTGTCCAGAATCCGAACTTACCTGAGATCTTCTCTGAATCATTCACGTCTTCTCATGCCGAGTCCACGGACTCAGAAAGTACGGGAAGAAAATCAAAGAAGATTCGAGTGTTCCTAAACTCTGAACAGCGTACGCTTGTTCGCAAATGGTTTGGAGTATCCCGTTATGTGTTCAACAAAACCGTCAAAATCCTTCAGGATAGCGAAGTTAAAGCTAACTGGAAAGCTATCAAGACCGGTATATTGAACGACCTCCCCGAGTGGTGCAAAGCAGTACCTTATCAGATTAAGTCTATAGGGATTAAGGATGCTTGCACTGCTGTTCGGGAGGCCAAGAAAAAGTACAAAAAGACTTCGGAAATTAATCGGGTTAAATTCAGATCTCGCAAAAACCCCATCCAGTCTTGTTACATCCCAAAGTCAGCAGTTTCTGCTGCGGGGATTTATCACACAAAACTAGGAGAGATATCCTACTCCGAGAGTCTCCCCGACGATATTTGTGACTGCCGACTAACCAGTAATAACGGGAACTACTATCTAATAGTTCCCCACAAAGTAACTAAAAAGAAAACCGAAAACCAAGGTAGAGTAGTTGCTTGCTTACCCTGGAGTCAGGACTTTTATTACCTTTTTCAGCGAAACTTCTGTAGGGAAGATTGGTCACGGAGATTTTTCTCGAATTCAGCGACTATGCCAGCATCTGGATAA
- a CDS encoding recombinase family protein, whose amino-acid sequence MCYCRVSSTKQRDDLARQIAYIHSLFPEAEIIFDIGSGLNYKRKGLRTILERVLCGDKLTIVVTCRDRLTRFGFELIEYLVGLNGGKILVLDQPESCPESELT is encoded by the coding sequence ATTTGCTACTGCCGGGTCAGTAGTACCAAACAAAGAGACGACCTCGCCAGGCAAATCGCCTATATCCACTCCCTCTTCCCGGAAGCAGAAATCATCTTTGACATCGGTTCAGGACTCAACTACAAAAGGAAAGGGCTTAGAACCATATTGGAGCGAGTCCTGTGCGGAGATAAGCTCACGATTGTTGTTACCTGTAGAGACAGGCTCACCCGATTCGGGTTTGAACTCATTGAGTACTTGGTCGGTCTCAACGGTGGAAAAATCCTGGTTCTCGACCAACCTGAAAGTTGTCCAGAATCCGAACTTACCTGA
- a CDS encoding iron uptake porin, with protein MNKQLRAMLLMSPLMLVSQWAASKVAIAQEVSPNLDPVNQSQMPAQSKQVSVDKLIKQSKQDSASMGQVTSVSQLRDVSPGDWAYEALRSLVERYGCIAGYPNRTFRGNRATTRYEFAAGLNACLNQIERLIAASTADFITREDLETLQRLIQEFESELATLGARVDNLEGRVAFLEDHQFSTTTKLEGEVVFSIANAFGEDSDNQVVFQDRVRLAFVSSFTGKDALYTRLDAGNAATFDGTDQGAFTYSFDSGNDVGIGWLAYYFPIGDNIDVYLPAAFPLWQDFVPTISPYLDDFTGASGVLSSYAESSPIYKIGLAAGGGLGINFSLADAVVLSAGYFGGNSFNPSEGQGLFNGEFSALGQLTFSPSDSFQLAFTYVRAYFNDFDDGNAIFDTGVGTENSRAPFGDGADVTANTNSYGVEASFQFSPNLVINAYGGYTDAEQASGGNGDAEIWYYGLGLALPDFGKEGNLLGIVAGSEPYVGGDDDTAIHVEGFYKYQVNDNISITPGLIWIAAPFGDSDNEDVVIGALRTTFKF; from the coding sequence ATGAATAAACAATTACGCGCGATGTTACTGATGAGTCCATTGATGTTGGTATCCCAATGGGCAGCATCCAAGGTCGCGATCGCACAAGAGGTTTCACCAAACCTTGACCCAGTAAACCAGTCCCAAATGCCTGCACAATCAAAGCAGGTGTCGGTTGATAAACTGATCAAACAGAGTAAACAAGACTCAGCTTCTATGGGTCAAGTCACCAGTGTTTCCCAACTGCGTGATGTATCTCCTGGAGACTGGGCTTATGAAGCGCTACGCAGTTTGGTAGAGCGCTACGGTTGTATTGCAGGATATCCCAATCGCACGTTTCGCGGGAATCGCGCCACAACCCGGTATGAATTTGCCGCTGGTTTAAATGCTTGCTTGAACCAGATTGAGCGTTTAATTGCTGCGTCTACCGCAGACTTTATCACTCGTGAGGACTTAGAAACCCTGCAACGGCTGATTCAGGAGTTTGAATCAGAATTGGCTACTCTCGGTGCACGAGTGGATAACTTAGAAGGACGGGTGGCATTTTTAGAAGACCATCAGTTTTCTACCACCACCAAGCTAGAAGGGGAAGTGGTCTTCTCTATTGCCAACGCCTTTGGTGAAGACAGTGACAACCAAGTCGTGTTTCAAGACCGGGTACGTTTAGCGTTTGTCTCCAGCTTCACCGGTAAAGATGCGCTCTACACCCGTCTGGATGCCGGTAATGCAGCTACCTTTGATGGCACAGACCAAGGTGCCTTTACTTACAGCTTTGACAGCGGCAACGACGTGGGTATTGGTTGGCTAGCCTACTACTTCCCGATTGGGGATAATATTGATGTCTATTTGCCAGCTGCCTTTCCCCTTTGGCAAGATTTCGTCCCCACCATCAGCCCCTACCTGGATGACTTCACTGGCGCTAGCGGTGTTCTTTCCAGCTATGCTGAATCTAGCCCCATCTATAAAATTGGTTTAGCCGCAGGTGGTGGACTAGGCATCAACTTTAGCCTCGCCGATGCTGTAGTATTGAGTGCAGGTTACTTTGGTGGCAATTCCTTTAACCCCTCTGAAGGTCAGGGTTTATTCAATGGTGAGTTTTCTGCCTTAGGTCAGCTGACATTTTCCCCTAGCGACAGCTTTCAGTTAGCCTTCACCTACGTTCGTGCCTACTTCAATGACTTTGATGATGGCAACGCTATCTTTGATACAGGTGTGGGAACTGAAAACTCCAGGGCACCCTTTGGTGATGGAGCAGATGTCACAGCCAACACTAACTCCTACGGCGTAGAAGCCTCTTTTCAATTCTCTCCCAATTTAGTAATTAATGCCTATGGCGGCTACACCGATGCTGAACAAGCTTCTGGTGGCAACGGTGATGCTGAGATTTGGTACTACGGTCTAGGACTGGCATTACCAGACTTTGGCAAAGAAGGTAACTTACTTGGTATAGTTGCTGGTTCTGAGCCTTATGTTGGTGGTGATGATGATACCGCCATTCATGTTGAAGGCTTCTACAAGTATCAGGTAAATGATAATATCTCGATTACTCCCGGATTAATCTGGATTGCTGCTCCGTTTGGAGACAGTGATAACGAGGATGTCGTGATTGGTGCTTTGAGAACTACTTTCAAATTCTAA